Proteins encoded by one window of Lathyrus oleraceus cultivar Zhongwan6 chromosome 1, CAAS_Psat_ZW6_1.0, whole genome shotgun sequence:
- the LOC127081854 gene encoding receptor-like protein 4 yields the protein MLRFLLLRMFLLCFASSLASSAQRGPFAMRISCGARQNVQTKPTTTLWYKDFGYTGGIPANASKTSYITPPLKTLRYFPLSEGPSNCYKISKVPKGHYSIRIFFGLVAQARATNEPLFDISIQGTQIYSLKPGWTTRDDQAFTEARVFLMDHTVSICFHSTGHGDPAILSIEILQIDNKAYYFEPNWSQEVILRTVKRLSCGFGQSKFGVDYGADPLGGDRFWQHTKTFGQDSDRPRSVETRIKKASYPPNFYPETLYRSALVSTSSQPDLSYILEVDPNKNYSVWLHFAEIDNSVSSKGQRVFDIMINGDVHFKNVDIVKWSGDRYTALVLNKTVTVNGRSLTITLSPKEGSLALITAIEILEVILPESKTLSDEVMALQTLKKALGLPPRFGWNGDPCVPQQHPWTGVDCQLNKSTGNWVIDGLGLDNQGLKGFLPKDISRLHNLQILNLSGNGVGGVIPSSLGTVTTLQVLDLSYNIFNGSIPESLGQLTSLKTLNLNGNFLSGMVPATLGARLLHRASFNFTDNSGLCGIPGLPTCGPHLSTGAKVGIGLGASFTFLLLITCSVCWWKRRQNIIRAQQIAARAAPYAKKRTHFSRDIQMTRHNNYGNAHTAVENGPILLGG from the exons GACCATTTGCTATGCGCATAAGTTGCGGGGCTCGTCAAAATGTTCAAACAAAACCAACAACTACCCTATGGTATAAAGACTTTGGATATACAGGAGGCATACCTGCAAATGCATCTAAAACAAGTTACATTACACCTCCTCTTAAAACTCTTCGCTATTTCCCCTTGTCTGAAGGTCCTTCAAATTGCTACAAGATTTCTAAAGTGCCAAAGGGGCACTACTCTATCAGGATATTTTTTGGACTTGTTGCACAAGCTAGAGCTACTAATGAACCTCTATTTGACATATCCATTCAAGGTACTCAAATATATTCTTTGAAACCAGGTTGGACCACTCGGGATGATCAAGCATTTACAGAAGCCCGGGTGTTTCTTATGGACCATACTGTCTCGATATGTTTTCACAGCACTGGTCATGGGGATCCAGCTATCCTTTCGATTGAGATTCTTCAGATTGATAATAAAGCTTATTATTTTGAACCTAACTGGAGTCAAGAGGTAATACTTAGAACAGTTAAAAGACTCAGTTGTGGCTTTGGGCAGTCAAAATTTGGTGTGGATTATGGTGCGGATCCTCTAGGAGGGGACAGATTTTGGCAGCATACCAAAACTTTTGGTCAGGATTCTGACCGGCCAAGATCCGTTGAAACTAGAATTAAAAAAGCTTCCTATCCACCAAACTTTTATCCAGAAACTCTTTACCGATCAGCACTTGTTAGTACTAGTAGCCAGCCTGATTTATCATATATATTAGAAGTGGATCCTAACAAAAACTATTCTGTTTGGTTACATTTTGCTGAGATTGATAATTCAGTGTCTTCCAAAGGTCAAAGGGTCTTTGACATTATGATTAATGGTGACGTTCACTTTAAAAATGTTGACATTGTGAAATGGAGTGGGGATCGATATACTGCCCTTGTGCTTAATAAAACTGTTACTGTTAACGGGAGATCTTTAACAATAACTTTGAGCCCAAAAGAAGGTAGTCTTGCCTTAATCACTGCCATTGAGATATTGGAGGTTATACTGCCCGAGTCAAAAACTTTATCAGATGAAG TTATGGCTTTGCAAACATTGAAGAAGGCTTTGGGGCTTCCTCCCAGGTTTGGGTGGAATGGTGATCCATGTGTTCCTCAACAACATCCATGGACTGGAGTGGATTGCCAATTAAACAAAAGTACCGGCAATTGGGTCATTGATGGGCT TGGTCTTGACAATCAAGGTCTGAAAGGTTTCTTGCCAAAAGACATTTCCAGACTGCATAATCTACAAATCCT GAACTTGAGTGGAAACGGCGTTGGTGGAGTTATTCCATCTTCACTTGGAACAGTAACTACCTTGCAAGTGCT TGACCTGTCCTACAACATTTTCAATGGATCAATTCCTGAAAGCCTGGGACAATTGACGTCGTTAAAGACATT GAACCTTAATGGCAACTTTCTGTCTGGAATGGTCCCAGCAACTCTAGGAGCAAGGCTTTTGCACAGAGCTAGCTTCAA TTTTACAGATAATTCAGGTCTGTGTGGTATACCCGGATTACCAACATGCGGACCTCATCTTTCTACCGGTGCTAAAGTTGGTATTGGGTTAGGTGCTTCTTTTACTTTTCTACTTCTGATTACCTGTTCAGTTTGCTGGTGGAAGAGGCGGCAAAATATCATCCGGGCTCAGCAAATTGCAG CAAGGGCAGCACCATATGCAAAAAAAAGGACCCATTTTTCACGCGACATCCAGATGACGAGGCATAATAATTATGGCAATGCTCATACGGCCGTGGAGAATGGACCTATCTTGCTTGGAGGATAG